In Paenibacillus sp. G2S3, a single window of DNA contains:
- a CDS encoding aminoglycoside phosphotransferase family protein, translating to MRRIFGTSYLVTRVSRMHGGAQKVVYKIECSNGFSCVLYVWDLSMNYFEEEKANEDINEQSYGSDLFELNNKYLTQHGIQTPALYDLNKERDRYPFDYALVEYIDGRKAETFFKHSELAAQDKVFQQLGDMLTTMHTTERQFFGKANANEISTEKCHSLQMENAKVQLAYASQHVEKIGSNQSKLLDKLYELESRIKPRKQYGFIHGELGPDHVLVNDKLEPFLIDIEGAAFFDIEHEHSFLEMRFGDFYRYLKNDKLDPDRLLFYQLHHHISLTSAGLKLQHRGFPDQQFAKGLAKYQSERALRFIEK from the coding sequence ATTAGACGGATTTTTGGCACCAGTTATTTAGTTACTCGTGTTTCACGAATGCATGGTGGCGCACAAAAGGTGGTCTACAAGATTGAGTGCAGTAATGGATTTTCCTGCGTTTTGTATGTGTGGGATCTTTCCATGAATTATTTTGAAGAAGAAAAAGCGAATGAAGATATAAATGAACAGTCCTATGGAAGTGATTTGTTTGAATTAAACAATAAGTATTTAACACAACATGGAATTCAGACCCCAGCACTTTATGATCTGAACAAGGAAAGAGATCGTTACCCATTTGATTATGCGCTTGTTGAATATATAGATGGACGTAAGGCAGAAACCTTTTTCAAACATTCCGAGTTAGCTGCTCAAGATAAAGTGTTTCAGCAGTTGGGGGATATGCTTACTACTATGCATACCACCGAAAGGCAGTTTTTTGGGAAAGCCAATGCTAACGAGATCAGTACAGAAAAATGTCATTCATTACAAATGGAAAATGCGAAAGTACAGCTAGCTTATGCCTCTCAGCATGTGGAGAAGATCGGGTCTAATCAAAGTAAACTGCTCGATAAGTTGTATGAGCTTGAGTCAAGAATTAAGCCTAGAAAGCAGTATGGATTTATTCATGGGGAACTGGGCCCTGACCATGTATTGGTTAATGATAAGCTGGAGCCCTTTCTGATCGATATCGAAGGAGCAGCGTTCTTTGATATTGAGCATGAGCATAGTTTTTTGGAGATGCGATTTGGAGATTTCTATCGGTATCTTAAGAACGATAAGCTTGATCCGGATAGGCTGTTATTTTATCAATTGCATCACCATATATCATTAACTTCAGCGGGTTTAAAGCTACAGCATAGAGGATTTCCCGATCAACAATTCGCAAAAGGTCTAGCTAAATATCAATCTGAACGTGCGCTTAGGTTTATCGAAAAATGA
- a CDS encoding nucleotidyltransferase domain-containing protein, whose translation MILEKVINRIVIQSEYKDFVDKYIDNILTEFKGKIHSIYMCGSIPKGTAKPFKSDADFTIVCVNPKDIDYERLSNIKDRLLEEYPVVTKIDTIICSIDDVLSKPNEWGFWVKIICVCIYGHDVGEKVPPIIISPEFILDLNTETKEEVDRIHSLLSNANDNTMKTRYIKGYSKRLIRALYSLVLEDTGVWQDDIIKMKNAILNYCEIDSALVDYLYACYLDSNVLVEEFLGIADEVYSYFENALNAMAASRTSFG comes from the coding sequence ATGATATTAGAAAAAGTTATAAATAGAATTGTAATACAAAGTGAATATAAGGATTTTGTTGATAAGTATATAGATAATATACTTACCGAATTTAAAGGTAAGATTCATAGCATTTATATGTGTGGCTCGATTCCAAAAGGAACTGCTAAACCTTTTAAGTCAGATGCAGACTTTACTATTGTATGTGTAAATCCCAAAGATATTGATTACGAAAGATTGTCAAATATTAAAGACAGGCTTTTGGAAGAATATCCAGTAGTAACTAAGATTGATACGATAATTTGCTCGATTGACGATGTACTAAGTAAACCAAATGAGTGGGGTTTTTGGGTAAAGATAATTTGTGTTTGCATATATGGTCATGACGTTGGTGAAAAAGTACCACCGATAATTATTTCTCCAGAGTTCATTTTAGACTTAAATACAGAGACCAAGGAGGAAGTAGATCGTATACATAGTTTACTTTCTAATGCTAATGATAACACAATGAAAACTAGATATATTAAAGGTTACTCTAAGAGATTAATTCGTGCATTATACTCTTTGGTTTTAGAAGATACAGGTGTATGGCAAGATGACATTATTAAGATGAAGAATGCCATATTAAACTATTGTGAGATTGACTCCGCTTTAGTTGATTATCTGTATGCTTGTTACTTGGATAGTAATGTACTTGTTGAAGAGTTTCTGGGAATTGCAGATGAAGTATATAGCTATTTTGAGAACGCCTTAAATGCAATGGCTGCTTCCAGAACTTCCTTCGGCTAA
- a CDS encoding peptide-methionine (S)-S-oxide reductase gives MEVLYFAGGCLWGVQAFIKTLPGVKFTEAGRVNGTSHTLEGNYDGYAESVKTGFDPTVVTIRELMGYLFEIIDPYSLNKQGQDVGEKYRTGVYSEKPEHLKEAKVFLSERNDYDLIVVEVLPLTNYVRSAEEHQDRLAKCPNDYCHIPEEILSRYK, from the coding sequence ATGGAAGTATTATATTTTGCAGGTGGATGTTTATGGGGAGTACAAGCTTTTATAAAAACTTTACCTGGAGTTAAGTTTACAGAAGCAGGAAGAGTTAATGGAACAAGTCATACACTTGAGGGTAATTATGATGGGTACGCCGAATCTGTAAAAACAGGATTTGATCCGACAGTTGTAACGATCAGGGAACTAATGGGGTATCTATTTGAAATCATTGATCCATACAGTTTGAATAAACAAGGACAGGACGTTGGCGAGAAATACAGAACAGGAGTATATAGTGAAAAGCCTGAACACTTAAAAGAAGCGAAGGTGTTTCTTAGTGAGAGAAATGATTATGACCTTATAGTTGTTGAAGTATTACCTCTCACAAACTATGTGAGAAGTGCAGAAGAACATCAAGATAGATTAGCTAAATGTCCAAATGACTATTGTCATATTCCAGAAGAAATATTAAGTAGGTATAAGTAA
- a CDS encoding NUDIX domain-containing protein, translating to MAFPTHIVSAGGIVEDGNGNILLVKAHDDGWVYPGGITEVGENLIDGVIREIKEESGIEATVSHLISVVSNTAIHKWYDGVTDVPTKVMFDFVCKAVGGELATSDETSDCRWVPKENVLDVIFLPAIRMRYEAYLNFNGSVNYIEFVPATTSECNVKLHRQV from the coding sequence ATGGCGTTTCCGACACATATTGTATCGGCAGGCGGAATTGTAGAAGATGGAAATGGAAATATCCTATTAGTAAAAGCCCATGACGATGGTTGGGTGTATCCTGGTGGGATAACTGAAGTTGGAGAAAACCTGATTGATGGCGTGATTCGTGAAATCAAAGAGGAAAGTGGAATAGAAGCCACTGTTAGCCATTTAATTAGTGTTGTATCGAATACAGCGATCCATAAGTGGTATGACGGTGTGACTGATGTTCCTACGAAGGTCATGTTTGATTTCGTGTGCAAAGCTGTGGGTGGAGAGTTAGCTACTTCTGATGAAACGAGCGATTGCAGGTGGGTTCCAAAGGAAAATGTTCTGGATGTGATTTTTTTACCCGCAATCCGCATGCGTTATGAAGCTTATTTGAACTTTAACGGCTCTGTGAATTATATAGAGTTTGTCCCTGCGACAACGTCAGAATGTAACGTCAAGCTTCATAGGCAGGTTTAG
- a CDS encoding helix-turn-helix transcriptional regulator translates to MSFSEKLLQLRKEKGYSQEVLAEKLCTTRQAVSKWENGQGFPETEKLLMIGNLFEVSIDYLLKEGEVKGGVEERGYYVSQEMAEGYLIHQQKSSNRIATGVFLLIMAFFPYLMLRKESVIYSFLIIILLAAGGVVVLVSAILKDEERYHVLDKEALMLDQGYVKQLTERFNRLKSRYATVIIVGAGMVAVGGMGFLLERKGISEGALVPYYPICVILIAMGAYVIIRTSTLWSSYSLLIYNEKHITRRNDGFWRKIRKKLAE, encoded by the coding sequence ATGTCTTTTAGCGAAAAATTGTTGCAACTTAGAAAAGAAAAAGGTTATTCCCAGGAAGTGCTGGCCGAAAAACTGTGCACAACCAGACAGGCAGTCAGCAAGTGGGAAAACGGGCAAGGGTTCCCCGAAACCGAAAAGCTACTTATGATTGGTAACTTGTTCGAGGTGTCCATCGATTATTTGCTAAAGGAAGGCGAGGTAAAGGGTGGCGTTGAAGAGCGTGGGTATTATGTCAGCCAAGAAATGGCAGAAGGGTATTTGATTCATCAGCAAAAGTCATCCAATCGCATTGCGACAGGCGTGTTCCTTCTAATTATGGCTTTTTTTCCGTATTTGATGCTTCGGAAGGAATCAGTTATTTATTCCTTTCTTATTATTATTTTGTTGGCGGCAGGGGGTGTAGTTGTTCTCGTGTCCGCCATACTGAAAGATGAGGAAAGGTACCATGTGCTGGATAAAGAGGCTCTTATGCTGGATCAAGGTTATGTGAAGCAGTTGACGGAACGTTTTAATAGATTGAAGAGTAGGTACGCAACTGTGATCATCGTGGGTGCTGGCATGGTGGCGGTAGGCGGAATGGGCTTTTTGCTAGAGAGAAAGGGGATCTCTGAAGGCGCACTAGTCCCTTATTATCCTATTTGCGTCATTTTGATCGCTATGGGCGCATATGTAATTATTCGAACATCTACTCTGTGGTCTTCCTATAGTCTACTGATCTACAATGAGAAGCATATTACTCGGAGGAACGACGGCTTCTGGAGAAAAATCAGAAAAAAGTTAGCCGAATAA
- the trxA gene encoding thioredoxin, whose translation MICHTTNTTFKTDLRSEGFTIVNFWAPWCGPCRMFGPILEEYDLDKQDDVRILKANVDECAEIGSQFGILSIPTTILFKNGKAIDKEIGVLSKEGLKQFVSSNR comes from the coding sequence ATGATTTGTCATACAACGAATACCACATTCAAAACGGATTTGCGAAGCGAAGGGTTTACAATAGTGAATTTTTGGGCGCCTTGGTGTGGCCCTTGTCGTATGTTTGGGCCCATTCTCGAAGAGTATGACTTGGATAAGCAAGATGACGTGAGGATCCTCAAAGCGAATGTGGATGAATGTGCAGAGATTGGTTCCCAGTTTGGAATTTTGTCCATTCCCACAACCATTTTATTTAAAAATGGCAAGGCGATTGATAAAGAGATCGGGGTACTGTCTAAAGAAGGATTGAAACAGTTCGTTTCTAGCAATAGATAA
- a CDS encoding MFS transporter: MNRIAIYLLALGAFVLGTAEFIVSGILEIISGDLDVSISLAGQLVTIYALFYAFGALVLVMLTAKFERKKVLLYSMIFFIAGTIMSFFSVNFSMLMLSRIVQAMSGGLYFVIATNYAARLAEPTKRGGAIATVITGFTVSLVLGVPIGTLIAAFMDWRYIYLIIAAVTLINLILINRYIPKLEGTKSISLKHQLLLIKDKQLISGLLTTVFFFLAYTMVFAYIAPLLSNVAGFSIKKISTALFVLGVFAFIGSRFGGYAVDKWGPVRTIYISLIVHAAALFLLTVTATSTIGVLLTFMIWGTAAWTTTPANQFYLISIKPQSSEIVLSFNTALMNIGMTLGAALGGVVIEYTSIQNLGWIGGLIVLLALVIAFYSFALNKKHDANGINS, translated from the coding sequence ATGAATCGTATTGCCATTTATTTATTAGCTTTAGGTGCCTTTGTATTAGGAACAGCAGAATTTATTGTTTCAGGTATATTAGAAATTATTTCAGGGGATTTGGACGTATCTATTTCATTGGCTGGGCAATTAGTCACCATATATGCCTTATTTTATGCATTTGGGGCACTTGTACTAGTTATGCTAACTGCAAAGTTTGAAAGAAAAAAAGTATTATTATACTCCATGATCTTTTTTATTGCGGGAACCATCATGTCTTTCTTTAGTGTTAATTTTAGTATGCTCATGCTTTCCCGTATTGTTCAGGCAATGAGTGGTGGTCTGTATTTCGTTATAGCAACCAATTACGCTGCTAGACTTGCTGAACCTACAAAACGTGGTGGTGCAATCGCAACAGTAATAACTGGATTTACAGTCTCTTTAGTGCTGGGTGTACCGATTGGAACCTTAATTGCTGCCTTTATGGATTGGCGTTATATCTATCTTATCATTGCTGCTGTGACACTTATCAATCTAATACTAATCAATAGATACATCCCAAAATTAGAGGGAACTAAATCAATCTCTTTGAAGCACCAATTGCTATTAATTAAAGATAAGCAATTAATTAGTGGTTTATTAACTACCGTATTTTTTTTCCTCGCATACACCATGGTCTTTGCTTATATAGCTCCGCTTTTAAGTAATGTAGCTGGGTTTTCAATTAAAAAGATAAGTACAGCCCTTTTCGTATTAGGTGTGTTTGCTTTCATAGGCTCACGGTTTGGTGGGTATGCGGTAGATAAATGGGGACCCGTTCGAACCATTTACATTAGTTTAATCGTTCACGCGGCAGCTTTATTCCTATTAACGGTAACAGCAACTTCGACGATAGGTGTTCTCCTTACATTTATGATTTGGGGGACTGCTGCATGGACAACAACGCCTGCAAATCAATTTTATTTAATCTCCATAAAACCACAATCATCAGAAATTGTCTTAAGTTTCAATACTGCTTTAATGAATATTGGTATGACATTAGGTGCAGCTTTAGGTGGAGTCGTGATTGAGTATACATCCATTCAGAATTTGGGTTGGATTGGTGGATTAATCGTATTACTTGCGTTAGTAATTGCATTTTATTCGTTTGCGTTGAATAAAAAACATGATGCAAATGGTATAAATAGTTGA
- a CDS encoding phage tail protein has product MTYIVDFKNVSTVGVESSPVAEALAGLRANEARYFMNKYEHEFTVVPASESQESLDYVNRILKEERNIVFAAKPLETSRFQVENIKFTYVFYEDGLEVNVMYTVDDSKKRAVGFKLSEGMEIPKELEEKFKFARQKSKLAGTIRGSYFVIKGEY; this is encoded by the coding sequence CGTATATTGTTGATTTTAAAAATGTGTCTACGGTCGGAGTTGAGTCTTCACCCGTAGCAGAAGCACTTGCTGGTTTACGTGCTAATGAAGCCCGTTACTTTATGAACAAGTACGAGCATGAATTTACAGTTGTCCCAGCTAGTGAAAGTCAGGAGAGCCTTGATTATGTGAACCGAATTTTGAAAGAAGAACGTAATATTGTGTTTGCGGCCAAACCTTTAGAAACATCGCGTTTTCAAGTGGAAAATATAAAATTCACCTACGTTTTTTATGAAGATGGTCTTGAGGTTAATGTCATGTATACGGTTGATGATTCTAAGAAGCGGGCCGTTGGTTTTAAGCTTTCTGAGGGAATGGAGATACCCAAAGAGTTAGAAGAGAAGTTTAAGTTTGCTAGACAGAAGTCTAAACTAGCCGGTACAATTCGTGGCTCGTATTTTGTAATCAAAGGTGAGTATTAA